In Oreochromis niloticus isolate F11D_XX linkage group LG12, O_niloticus_UMD_NMBU, whole genome shotgun sequence, the DNA window tctggacatgctaaaggaaggtagaagtgACTGTATTtttcggattataaggcgcattaagcgaaacaaaacagtcagataagtcaaactttactcaactaattcttcttgcttcctctacttccatACTATTggttcattaatgttgaattctctcacagctgctctactcccatgttctggacctgaaaacagagtttgttctttggtttcattctataatactggacttatttttctacaaaggtttgaactttgaggatgtttaaacaagagagaaaagtgtgaaaatattCATGCCtctctgagaaaagtgtataaatgtGTAGTGACGGGTTTTACacccttaaaacatctatattaattgtaaaaaataaagctggctacttcgcgggttatttttagaacgtaacttctgcaataaacgagggaccactgtactgtGGTAATGCGCTCAAATATCCCAGTTTTGGTTAAAATGTGAGCAGCAGCATTTTGTACCATATGTAAACCTCTAAAACTTTTCTGCGGTAACCCAGAAAGAAGAGCGTTACAATAATCAATGCATAAAGGCACAAATCTATGGACAAGAACCTCTGCAGTGTCAAGTGATAAAACTTGTCTGATTTTAACTATGTTCCTTAGGTGATAAAAGGCAGTCCTTGTCGTCTCTTTTACATGAGACTCGAAGGAGAGTTCTTTACCTTGCCCCTGCAATTTATGACATAGTCATCAATTTTCAAGAGGAAATTTTTGTACAAGCACTGAAATTTTTGTGGTCGAATGACCATCAAATCTGTCTTAAGAAGCAGGAAGTTATCAGATAACCAGCCCCTAATTGCAGATAGACAAGCTTCtaatttaaacaaatttaaacagTTTCCAATGGTTAAAGGAACATGTGGCTGCAGGTCATCAGCGTAACAATGAAAGGTTACATTAAAAGAATGTGGAAGAAGACCAAGAGGCAGCAGATGGGGAGAAAACAGCAGTGGGCCAAGTACTGATCCTTGAGGGACCCCATGGCTCACAGCACAGGTCTCAGAgagatcatttttaaaactaataGTCTGAGATCTCCCAGACAGGTAGGACTTTACTCCGTTACTTCTAGCCTATCCAATAAAATACAGTAATCCACAGTCTCAAACGCAGCACTTAGATCTAGCAGTAATAAGACTTAAGTGCGATCGTTGTCtgcatctaataaaagataattTACCACTTCGATTAAAGCTGTTTCTGAATGAAATGGCTTAAACAGATTATTTGTTGACAGATCGGTCGGTGAGCTGcttaaaaacaactttttcaAAGACCTTGGacaaaaaagataaatatgAGATGGGTCTATAGTTTGCAACTTATGTCAACATCCATTCGAGGCTTTTTCAAGATCAGTACTACCACAGATGATTTAAAACAGCCAGGGAGAACTCTGGTTGTCAATGAAGTATTTCACAGAAACAGAATGTAAGGTCCTAATACTGACCACAGTTCCTTTATAGCCCAAGCTGGCAGAGGATCCAGGTTGtatacagggctggactgggacaaaaaatcggcccggcaTTTTGACTAgtgaccggcccaccaggtattataggaaaagccataaagcctttgaataaaaacaaacgctgttgtgacagtgatgtacactatCTTGTTGGaatatatgtatgatttcaatacattttacatcagatgaccactttggttgtaagattcagataattatttattaaaagctagacattttaaatgagaatagaaaagaaaagtatttctttgtgcccccctttccctgttaatgccctacctggccccctggcaaactTTGCTGTCAGCTACTTTGAAAAGGATCTTGGTGTtactggtgttatttgtctctcagaaacagttcgtaacttcccttcaactcattcatgtcacctaaaagctAAACCTGTTtgtccatcacctgttcagatCCGATGactcagtaaggacatctcctgtgTCTGGgctaaagacacagaataactccagctttgtgtctttttttcattctagctgaagtacggggaAAATCAcattccttttcacctcagtacggatgtattgtaattggtccagcccagagtcgatcatgaccagctgaccaatccaccgcctttcattgtgtagaatagaatagaataaatacaagcgcgctcatgcgcacaggtgtacacacgggtgctcacacacacaaactactttttggctcctacctcaaagcatactgtgtgctgtcgatcttacgtgctgcacaataatattcaatatttagtatttactgttatattcacatagatcatcgcgatgatgttgtttattatattgctcttttttttttgcttgttttctcttttttctttctcaacaggtgatccaggtgattgatatatgtatatttttgtctgtttgttttgttggtttttggtttttgcccattatcaccgttcctcttccctgctgtttttctttccctctttctttctcccttttcttttccccagtcaagtctgtcccatgtttagcaagtgaaaataaaataaaataaacaataaaagcaaaggtgaatcaaatacagcaaggctgggatggtccatttggtaaagtaaatccgttgggcatctttctttgcctttagacaataattctgatggcaaaagagccaaacgggacaggcgggaaaaaaaagaatagaatagaatagaatagaatagaatagaatagaatagaatagaataatcctttaattgtcccacaaggggaaatttgggtgtaacagcagcaagaaagacacatatacaaacaaacagtacacaagacacagaacagaaacatacacaatctttacacatttacatcatctgtttataccgttacaaaacaaacaaacaaacaaaacattgggccataaaaatgaaaaatcaccatcggcctcCAGGTATGCCCAATGGCCAGTCCAACTGTGGTTGTACATTGAGCTGCGTTTACAACCTTAGTTAATTCAGACAGGGAAATAACCTTGAAGTCAGAGAACACCAACACCAATGGGCAAAGCAGCTGAGTCTGATGAAAGTACGTGCAGAGGCCAAAACCACAGcccaaaaataaaactacagcTTTGGGTCCCTTTTATCCCCTTTAAGCCCCTTTTTTCTTGATATTTCCACTTGATAATCATATTTAAATTTAACTGTAAGTATAAAAAAGCAGTAACCCGAAAACAAAAAATTATGTAGGATTAATTACACCAGATCTGAAGTAAACCACAGCAGGAACACTGGCTTTATCACAGTGATTGAGTGGTGTTAATGTTATTCAATCTCATTTAGTAATTTACCTGCACCTCCACCTAATGCAACAGAAGTGTTAAATGTTGAATTCATCAGGTCATTTGAGACAAGAGCTTATTTTCAGTGAATGCGGTATGCTGGgcagagttttttttaaaaaaaacaaatttttagGGTCCTcttacccacatagcaaaattggtatgagCCGGATCTGGCCCAAACACCACAAAGAATGGTGGCTCACACATGGgacagcacaaggccagttgcagacacactggtggtcctgtgtggattacctctggcatctacctgatctgggccaccaaagggccgtcattctttgcagtatgtgagccatgtgtaagttgtgtgcagccacgggccagttgcagacacactgtgcTCTGCACCTCTGGCCCCAGAGGcccctaatgtgtaccttagtcaagccatgtaataacaacatgtgccggaacataacataactctgttcagacagtgaatggactgactcttataatgcttttctactctcccagattactctatacaacatgccacattcacccaaacacaaactttctctaaactgactGCTTtttaactacattcatacacactcacaacatacagactggaggagccagggattgaaccactaaccttctgatCTGTAGGTGAACACTCAAatacctgtcaaacctgcatttgaaacattaGCTACCATAGTATAGTATTGTatagtatagtattgcaacatggcatttgggtcttctaactaaaataggagaacataaatagtgccatcattgttagacctggcccacatctggttgacatacaccctgccatgacgccagtcagtcagaagtgccagcttgatgccagatccgggccagacctgtctgctatgtgggtatGACCCACAAAAGCATTTTGTGATTGATCAGGAGTTCCCAGACTGATTCCGGCAGATGCAAATGTGTACTGCGCTTAAATAATTTTTATCGGTGTAATTCTGGGTTGTCCATCTTATTTTCATGTATGAAAAGCAATGTCTAATTTAAGGGGCTGAGACAAAATTCCCTCAGTTAGTAAAGCAGAAATGGAAAAGGTTAACAGCCCTCAATTACGGAAGTGCTGCTCTGCCAAATGAAATATATtacttatttatatatttatactaACAAGGTGTAACTGTTGAAGTGTCTGAGCGTATCTCAGCATCTTTACAGCCTTAGATTTGGAGCTAGCATCCAGTAATCAAAGAAATCCCCTATTTAATGTACTCAGTATTTAAATGACTGGTAATCATATattacatttataaatatataatatacaatTCTACGTTTTTCTGATATAATAATATGCAATtatatttagtattttattttataattctgtttttatgaCATTATAGTGACATTATGTGAGCGATGATGAAATGGGGGTGTTTGATAAATTTAGCACAGTGAgcagaaaattacagaaaatgtcAGAGTTTCCTAACTTACTTCCTCTTTCTCAGCTTTATAAACCCACACTCGACTTCGTTCACTCAGACTTTCTCTCTTGCATCCTCACTGGTCCTCAAAGATCAAAACAACCATCACGATGATGAACAAGCCACTGCTCCTGCTGGTCGCGCTGACTTTCTGCTGTTGCATCGCGTCTCTGCATGGTAAGAAAACATTACTGCTTTAGGGCAAAATACACCATTTGATTTTGAGgtcattattttattcatatttatcgtctttaaatgtattttatcttGTCTGGGTTCATCTGATGTCATACTTTAGTTATtctgtttaaaaatacattagctagatagatatatagacaGACAGATCGATAATTTATTGATCCCACAAGGGAAATTTTTATGTTACAGCAGCATGATAAAGAGTGAAAATACTACAGTCTACAGCACTCAGCAAATaagataattaaataaaagtgCCACAGGCGCCCGGTGAGGGGCTTATACTGAGATATTGCAggcatttatatttttacatcagtgataaaaaaacaaagaaaagtaaaaaataaagataaaacagtaaaagtaaGACTGACATTGTGTAAGAAAGAAActacaattaaaacaaaaaattactAAAATCATTAAACTTTTTCCTGTAGTTGAAAGTAAATATTGTTTTGAGTGTTTGAAGGTTATTACCCGACCTTGAAAACTGCGGTTTTAGCAACAGATGGATGAAGTCCATCTACTGGCTTCTTTGGGGCTTCTTACTGTTTCTTCCTACAATAATATAAATGCTTCTTTTCAGGTTTTACTTTAAATACCTGCCGCTGTAGAAAGACGACCATGAGACCTGTTTTTGCTAAGATGGTCAAGAAGATTGAGGTGACTCCTGTTTCAGGACACTGCCCCCGAACTGAAATCATGTGAGTATTTGCCAATGATACATTTTATAACGGTGCTTTTTACTCTTTACTGTAATGCATCACAGTTTATATTGAAAGTGTCTATAAAGATTGCAGagcacaataaaataaaactttttataGAAATGTAGTGGAAACTTATTACTATTTGCTTTATTGTTGAGAAATATACTTTATTTCTTGAGTATTTTATCTTCATATCTTTAagagtttttacttttaaacttTTTCACTGTTCTGTGAACCATGTAAATGTCAATAAAGCCCTTTTAAATTTTGAGCTTATTGTATTATAACTTGCACTGGTCTGATGATGATGCAAGTTTGAAGTTACCTGCTGACACACAGAACTGTAAATTAAGAGCAAAAATGAAACTTTCACTtcatgtcttagttttgtttctGCTTCAGTTTTAATCAAGTTTGTGCGGCGTGATAATTTCTCCATTTTTAAGTAATGTTTTGAATCTTCTGCTTTCTCAACAGGATCACTCTGAGGTCTGGTGCTAAGATTTGTGTCAATCCAGAGGCCAAGTGGTTTCCGAACCTTCTCAAAACTCTGCAAAAGTGAGAATTTTTTATCAGTCATGCGCTTATCACTTTTAGAATATATATGAACATTTCATAGAACCTGCATTTTTAACGTTTAGCTAACTTGCTGATAAAATCCTGTTAACTgagtttttgtattatttagaGTTATTCTGATTATTAACTCcatcgtttttattttttaattacaggAAGAACGCCGTCTCAACCCCTGAGTCACGCACTGCTTCAACACCTAGCTTCTGATCACACGGCAGATCAATTCCTCCCTTCATCAATCTGAATTACCTGTAGCAAGCCTGTTGTATTCAGCACGAATACAGTTTCATTTTCTCTAGTGTTATCCTTTGATGACAAAGGTGTAAttcttagaaaaacacataatctaaatgtgattttttttatgcttgaaatTCTGATAGAATACTATTAAACTGCGGCACCTTACCATTGTAAGAATgtactgaagaagaaaaaaggattGCAGTATTGTTGCacacttttcacttttttaataGTTTGTATCTGTTAGTGTTGCATTACACATGTGTATCAGTACTGTTTTTATTGAAAAACTGATTTCTCTAATACTATGACTTCAATGTGTGTTGTATCCCTGAATTTTGACTTTAACAAACCCAACTTAATTTATGTAGTTTTCTCAAACAGACATCAAACACATTACATCAGTATATTTTTACCActacaaaaaataaactcaaatatGAATATAAGAACTTACACGACTTTTGTTTAAATAGAAAAATGGGACTCTCTTATTAAATACTAATTTCAACAAACTTGATGTGTATTTTGGACTTTCTTTCACCACTTGTCTGAAAGACAACATGGTTTTGTCGCCTTAATTATCTCCAATAAATACTTATGTAGTTTTTATTGTACTCCAATGATTAATTATCTCACTTTTTTAACAGTTGGGGACCCATGACAAATGTGATAAGCTGTGATAAACCCAAAAGATTTCACTATAACGTAATCAGGATTTACATAAATCTATATAAATTAACATTGTGAGAAAATGACTTCCCTTTTGAGAGCACTTTCATGGgatatttatgtttatgttaGAGGACTGTGTATGAACATACACTGAAGAATTTTAAAGAGCCAGATAGTCCCTTTGTTAGAGGGACTAAACAAAGACAGCAGCATAACCAACATCATTTAAActtatttctttctctctttttaaacatttaaatggaAAACATGAGGCTAAATTTGGCTTTGGTAAAAGCTGTTCACCACAGCTGAAAGTTTTCCAGTCAGAGGAAGCTGACCGAGTGCTTCCTCCTGCCTGCGGTGGACGCTTGTTGGACTGGAAACCAGTGTGTTttattattagtcctttatttatccaggtaagaTCTCCTTGACATTAAATGACAAAATCTGATCTATAATGATCCCTAGGTACTTGTAAGATGTGACCATttcaaattcagttccttgAATTGTTTTAATCTTAGGAGACGTAGCTAACAACTCTTTGCCATTTGAGAATAACATGAACTTGGATTTTTCTGGATTTAACACCAACTTAAGTTGAGTTAAATGGGACTGAACAAAATCAAAGGCAGACTGCAGAAATTGCAGGGTTTGTGCTACTGAAGGAGATGAACAATAGATAAttgtatcatctgcataaagatGGAATGTAGCATTTGATAAATTATCACAAAGGTTGTTTATGTGAAGAGGAAAGAGCAATGGTCCTAACATGGAGCCCTGCAGAACTCCTTTGGATACtgggagaaaagaggaagaagacccAGCAGCATGGACACACTGTGTTCTTGGTGACAAGTAATTTGAAAACCAACTTAAAGCATTTACAAATAGACCAATATTGTTTAGTCTATTTACTAAAATAGcatggtcaactgtatcaaaagCCTTTGACAAGTCAAGAAAAAGAGCAGCACAGTATTTTTTGCAGTCCATTGAATCAATGATGTCATTAACCACTTTAATAACAGCAGTTATtgtgctgtgttgttttctgaATCCTGACTGATGTTGGGAAAGAAATGATTTTCAAATGTGGTTCTTTAAAAACTCTCTTGAGAACTAGAGTAGCACCTTTGTTGGTGACTGCTGGTGGCCTAAAGATACACGCCCAGTTCATATTCTCTTACCTCAcattagagcagggcgatatggccaacaatatatatttgaatatatattatttgaaaatttatttgaaaatttgcgataacaatataactgacgatataattgatgtGAGACAATTCCAACTCCAAAACTTTACTAGtgcaaaaaaaacatcaatttattttcacttaaacaagcagctgttttttatgtgcattaaagctatataaaaatttaacagtgcaaatgcaaattccttgctgaaagttaaaccaaaaggcatttccattggaaatgggctgacatatcctgagcatgatcatgtataatatccactaaagttaaaaagaggtgctttgcaacatta includes these proteins:
- the LOC109204576 gene encoding C-X-C motif chemokine 10 — protein: MMNKPLLLLVALTFCCCIASLHGFTLNTCRCRKTTMRPVFAKMVKKIEVTPVSGHCPRTEIMITLRSGAKICVNPEAKWFPNLLKTLQKKNAVSTPESRTASTPSF